One window of Saccharopolyspora phatthalungensis genomic DNA carries:
- a CDS encoding zinc ribbon domain-containing protein translates to MKADPAIQRRLLDLAAADAELNRVEHRRRTLPELEQIGQAERDAQAKRDELVVAQTAFSDLDREVKRLENEVDQVRAREQRDRDLMAAGAAAKQLEDLEHELQTLARRQGILEDEQLEVMEQREALEANVTKSREAVAAAEERLAEIQSRRDEALTDLETAEARRKGERDVIAKALPENLAALYERIRAQRGVAAGLLQGARCGACRIELDRTALNEVREAAADDVVRCEECGAILVRTRESR, encoded by the coding sequence GTGAAAGCCGACCCCGCCATACAGCGACGGCTGCTCGATCTCGCGGCAGCGGACGCGGAGCTCAACCGCGTCGAGCACCGGCGGCGTACGCTGCCCGAGCTGGAGCAGATCGGCCAGGCCGAGCGCGACGCGCAGGCCAAGCGTGACGAGCTGGTGGTCGCCCAGACCGCGTTCAGCGACCTGGACCGCGAGGTCAAGCGGCTGGAGAACGAGGTCGACCAGGTACGCGCCCGGGAGCAGCGGGACCGCGACCTGATGGCCGCCGGAGCAGCCGCCAAGCAGCTCGAAGACCTGGAGCACGAGCTGCAGACGCTCGCCCGTCGGCAGGGCATCCTCGAGGACGAGCAGCTTGAGGTCATGGAGCAGCGGGAGGCACTGGAAGCCAACGTGACGAAGTCACGCGAGGCGGTCGCCGCGGCCGAGGAGCGGCTCGCCGAGATCCAATCGCGCCGCGACGAGGCGCTCACCGACCTCGAAACGGCGGAGGCCCGCCGCAAGGGGGAGCGGGACGTGATCGCCAAGGCGCTGCCGGAAAACCTCGCCGCGCTCTACGAGCGGATCCGCGCCCAGCGCGGCGTCGCGGCCGGGTTGTTGCAGGGCGCCCGGTGCGGCGCGTGCCGGATCGAGCTGGATCGCACCGCGCTGAACGAGGTGCGGGAGGCGGCGGCCGACGACGTGGTCCGCTGCGAGGAGTGCGGCGCGATCTTGGTGCGGACCAGGGAGAGCCGGTGA
- a CDS encoding Nif3-like dinuclear metal center hexameric protein, whose amino-acid sequence MTRLREVIEALERAYPTDLAESWDAVGLVCGDPEAAVQRVLFCVDPVEATVDEAVGFGAQLVVAHHPLLLRGVHGVPADDPKGRIVHRLIRSGIGLYCAHTNADSARQGVSDALAEAIGLTVTRPLVPHAEGAETGLGRIGELPEAEPFRDFVRRVAHNLPTTAWGVRGAGDPERPIRTVAVCGGAGDSYLATAAAAGVDAYVTADLRHHPAGEHLARADVPGTAVPALVDVAHWASEWPWCQQAADTVAAALPDTVEVLVSTRRTDPWTVHASAASDPGRALA is encoded by the coding sequence GTGACACGGCTTCGAGAGGTGATCGAGGCGCTGGAACGGGCATACCCGACCGACCTGGCGGAGAGCTGGGATGCGGTCGGCCTGGTGTGCGGCGACCCGGAGGCAGCGGTGCAGCGGGTGCTGTTCTGCGTGGACCCGGTCGAGGCCACTGTGGACGAAGCGGTGGGTTTCGGCGCGCAGCTGGTCGTTGCGCACCACCCGCTGCTGCTCCGCGGGGTGCACGGCGTGCCCGCCGACGACCCCAAGGGACGCATCGTGCACCGGCTGATCCGCTCCGGCATCGGCCTGTACTGCGCGCATACCAACGCCGACAGCGCGCGGCAGGGCGTGTCGGACGCGTTGGCCGAGGCGATCGGCCTCACCGTGACGCGGCCGCTGGTGCCGCACGCGGAAGGAGCCGAGACCGGACTGGGTCGCATTGGCGAACTGCCCGAGGCCGAGCCGTTCCGCGACTTCGTGCGCCGCGTCGCGCACAACCTGCCCACCACGGCGTGGGGGGTACGCGGGGCGGGCGACCCGGAGCGGCCGATTCGCACCGTCGCGGTGTGCGGCGGCGCGGGAGATTCGTACCTGGCGACTGCCGCGGCGGCCGGCGTCGATGCGTACGTGACCGCCGACCTACGACACCATCCGGCCGGTGAGCACCTCGCCCGGGCCGACGTCCCCGGCACCGCGGTGCCGGCGCTGGTGGACGTGGCGCACTGGGCCAGCGAATGGCCGTGGTGCCAACAGGCCGCCGACACCGTAGCCGCCGCGTTGCCGGATACTGTCGAGGTCCTCGTATCCACCCGCCGCACCGACCCGTGGACCGTCCACGCCAGCGCGGCATCCGACCCAGGGAGGGCGCTCGCGTGA
- a CDS encoding low molecular weight protein-tyrosine-phosphatase: MHISFICTGNICRSPMAALVFRGQLRRAGLDGQVEVSSAGTGPWHVGEPADPRTAKVLADHGYPTDHIAAQIDDEHLAADLLVAMDAGHLRAVRRLVGGATEVRLLRSFDPGSGEGAEVPDPYYGGPNGFEDVLAMIEAAAPGLLDWVRERL; encoded by the coding sequence GTGCACATCTCCTTCATCTGTACCGGCAACATCTGTCGTTCGCCGATGGCCGCCCTGGTGTTCCGCGGGCAGCTGCGGCGGGCGGGGCTGGACGGACAGGTCGAGGTCTCCAGTGCCGGGACCGGGCCGTGGCACGTCGGCGAACCGGCCGACCCGCGCACCGCGAAGGTGCTCGCCGACCACGGCTACCCCACCGACCACATCGCCGCCCAGATCGACGACGAGCACCTGGCCGCCGACCTGCTGGTCGCGATGGACGCCGGGCATCTGCGGGCGGTGCGCCGCCTCGTCGGTGGCGCGACCGAAGTGCGGTTGCTGCGTTCCTTCGACCCCGGCTCCGGCGAAGGAGCCGAGGTCCCGGACCCGTACTACGGCGGCCCGAACGGATTCGAGGACGTGCTGGCGATGATCGAGGCGGCGGCTCCGGGACTGCTCGACTGGGTTCGCGAGCGGTTGTGA
- the cobC gene encoding Rv2231c family pyridoxal phosphate-dependent protein CobC, translating into MNSGDDQDLLRHHGDVDAERGLIDFAVNVRLDRPPNWLRHRLAAALDRLGRYPSAADDHAARAVAAARHGRAASEVLLLAGAAEGFALLPSLRPSLAALVHPSFTEPELALRTAGVEVVRVPLDPADGYRLDADAVPEQADLVVLGNPTNPTSVLHPAAEIRRLVRPGRVVVVDEAFSDTVPGEPESLAGCPEPGLLVLRSLTKMWGLPGLRAGYALGDPGLLRRLARNRPHWPINALVLEAVIACCEPAALAESEQAAAEFETNRAALVAELDGIPGLRVAMPARAPFLLLRVDGGAEVREALRQHGIAVRRGDTFPGLGPDHLRVAVRDPAQNALLAKAFHDILGRG; encoded by the coding sequence ATGAACAGCGGGGACGACCAGGATTTGTTGCGCCACCACGGCGATGTCGATGCTGAGCGCGGCCTGATCGACTTCGCGGTGAACGTCCGGCTGGACCGCCCGCCGAACTGGCTTCGCCACCGCCTGGCGGCGGCGCTCGACCGGCTCGGCCGCTACCCGTCGGCCGCCGACGACCACGCCGCTCGGGCGGTCGCCGCCGCCCGTCACGGGCGTGCCGCCTCCGAGGTCCTGCTGCTGGCCGGGGCGGCGGAGGGCTTCGCGCTCCTGCCGTCGCTGCGCCCCAGCCTCGCGGCGCTCGTGCACCCGTCCTTCACCGAACCCGAGCTGGCGCTGCGCACGGCGGGCGTTGAAGTCGTGCGGGTGCCGTTGGACCCGGCCGACGGTTACCGCCTGGACGCGGATGCGGTGCCGGAGCAAGCGGATCTCGTGGTGCTCGGCAATCCGACCAACCCGACTTCGGTGCTGCATCCGGCCGCGGAGATCCGGCGGCTGGTGCGGCCGGGCCGAGTAGTGGTCGTCGACGAGGCGTTCAGCGACACCGTGCCCGGTGAGCCGGAGTCGTTAGCGGGTTGCCCGGAACCTGGACTGCTGGTGCTTCGCAGCCTCACCAAGATGTGGGGACTGCCGGGGCTGCGCGCCGGGTACGCGCTGGGCGACCCGGGGCTGTTGCGGCGACTGGCCCGCAACCGCCCACATTGGCCGATCAATGCCCTGGTCCTGGAGGCGGTGATCGCCTGCTGCGAGCCGGCGGCGCTGGCCGAGTCGGAGCAGGCCGCGGCCGAGTTCGAGACGAACCGGGCCGCGCTGGTCGCCGAGCTGGACGGAATTCCGGGACTGCGGGTGGCGATGCCCGCCCGCGCCCCGTTCCTGCTGTTGCGGGTGGACGGCGGGGCCGAAGTGCGAGAAGCGCTGCGGCAGCACGGAATCGCGGTCCGCCGGGGCGACACGTTTCCCGGTCTCGGCCCCGACCACCTGCGGGTCGCGGTTCGCGATCCGGCACAGAACGCCTTGCTGGCCAAGGCATTTCACGACATCTTGGGACGGGGGTGA
- a CDS encoding fructosamine kinase family protein: protein MRDQVRAAVAEITGREPSDVRQLGGGDTAAAFAVRLNDGATVFAKTAPETMPGAIAAEAASLAWLAEPGTVAVPAVYGHNDRWLVTEHISTAAASPQAADRLGRELAALHAAGAPAFGAAPPGGPAEAWIGLAPMRNEPSEQWPSWYARYRIEPYLRRAVDAGTLSHEGSAVISRVCEEIDDLAGPAEPPARLHGDLWSGNVHWGEQRAWLIDPAAHGGHRETDLAMLHLFGCPHLDRILAAYQEVSPLAEGWRHRIGLHQLFPLLVHTVLFGSGYAAQAVAAARSALRAR, encoded by the coding sequence ATGCGCGACCAGGTCCGTGCCGCGGTTGCGGAGATCACCGGACGCGAGCCCAGCGATGTGCGCCAACTCGGCGGTGGGGACACCGCCGCCGCGTTCGCGGTTCGCCTCAACGACGGCGCGACGGTCTTCGCCAAGACCGCGCCCGAAACGATGCCCGGAGCCATCGCCGCCGAAGCCGCATCGCTGGCCTGGCTCGCCGAGCCCGGCACCGTCGCCGTGCCCGCGGTATACGGGCATAACGATCGCTGGCTGGTCACCGAGCACATCTCGACTGCGGCAGCGAGCCCGCAGGCCGCCGACCGGCTCGGGCGCGAGCTCGCCGCGCTGCACGCGGCCGGCGCGCCCGCCTTCGGAGCGGCACCGCCGGGCGGACCGGCGGAGGCCTGGATCGGCCTCGCCCCGATGCGCAACGAGCCCAGCGAGCAGTGGCCCTCCTGGTACGCCCGGTATCGGATCGAACCGTATCTGCGGCGCGCCGTCGACGCAGGCACGCTGAGCCATGAGGGGAGCGCTGTGATCTCCCGCGTGTGCGAGGAGATCGACGATCTCGCCGGACCCGCCGAGCCGCCCGCCCGACTGCATGGCGACCTGTGGAGCGGCAACGTGCACTGGGGCGAGCAGCGGGCGTGGCTTATCGACCCGGCCGCGCACGGCGGACACCGCGAGACCGACCTCGCGATGCTGCACCTGTTCGGTTGCCCACATCTGGACCGCATCCTGGCGGCGTACCAGGAGGTCAGTCCCCTGGCCGAAGGGTGGCGACACCGGATCGGACTCCACCAGCTCTTCCCGCTGCTGGTGCACACGGTGCTCTTCGGCAGCGGCTACGCGGCCCAAGCCGTCGCCGCCGCCCGCTCCGCCCTCCGCGCGCGCTGA